The Arachis ipaensis cultivar K30076 chromosome B05, Araip1.1, whole genome shotgun sequence nucleotide sequence atatatatatatatattgtgtgtCTCAACCTGAATGATGTGGTCGccaaatttttgttttaatagaAAGGTGTCTGTTTATACCTCTTAATAGAAAGAGAGATCCTGTAGACAGATAAGCTGCATTCTGACAGTGTGTTGGTTTTCATCGTCATAGGTTGGTGGTGATAGGTTGGACTCAACAGAAACTGTAGGTAATACAAGAGAAAGAGGGTTGAATGAATGACAGCAAAATAGATTTTCTAGTGATGGTTGGAACATATTTCAAACTTCCAAGACTTATAATCTCAATGATGAACAACAACGTCAAAGTCCAAGAGCTCTTATTGAGGCATATAGTTGTGACAAATTAAGGCTGTGAAATTCCTAGTACTAAGCTTTTGTTGGTGGAGCAGCCTGGCAAAAATGGTTTAGGGAGCAAGTTTTCATTGGCATCATGGCAGGACACTGAAGAAGAGGAGTTTGATTGGAAAGATATGAATCCAGGATTAGTAGACTGTAGTAGAAACAGCAGTTCTATGCAATCAAGTGTTAGATTCTCCAGGAAAAGGAAGTTATCTAATGATCTATCTAATTCTTCACAGTACCCCTTTAATATTGGGGCTGCTCCCCCTGCTGTCAATGCTCATGCTACCCGTCCTTTCGGCTTGAATCCAGCATTTTCATTGCAAAAACGTCCTAGGAGTCTGTTTGAACCAATAAACGTTAATAATAACACCAATGTGGGTCATGGTCCAAATAGAACTCTGTTTATACATGACCAGTTGCCTAATCAACCTGGACCAATTTCCTCTAACCTGCAAAATCATGGACAACCTCCTCAACTACAATTTCTTCCACCTCAAGTTCCATCTTCAACACAAATTAGTCATGGTGCCCAATAAGTACGCCCATCTCAAATCCATTACCTGATATGCAGGGCCAAAGTTTACATTTACATGGGGGAACCTTGCCACCTTTACATCCAAGCCTTCCAACTGCTCCATCACAAATGATGTCTCATCCCCATGCCGATGCTTCGGTGACAAGTCAACCACCACCTGCATATCTTAATTTGATTAGTTCACTAGTGAACCACGGTGTGATCTCAGTAACTAATCCACCCACCAATCCACCCACCGTACTGGTAACTATACTTTCATTAGTTTCCCTCCCTTTCTAGTTTGTTGATTTGGGATAGTTATTTAAATGAACTCATGTTTTAGGATTTTATTGGGATGGAGTTCGATCCAGATATCTTGAAGGTGTAATCAGTGCCTTATACGGTGATCTTCCTAAACAATGCACGAGCTGCGGTCTCCGATTCAAAAGGCAAGATGAGCACAGTAGACATATGGATTGGCATGTGACTAGGAACCGAATGTCGAAAAGCCGGAAGCAGAAGGGATCTCAAAAATGGTTTGCAAGTGGGAGCATGTGGCTAAGTGGTGTAGAGGCTTCGGGAAAGGAATCGATTCCAGGGTTCGTTGGCTCCCGAGGATACAGAGGAAATGAAAGATGAGGAAGAGTTAGGCGTTAATAGGAacatccatattattattattttgataaaaaaaattaatgaaaaaagatttttttttattttttaatgtatttgacaaatttttagtaataaaagtaaaagtattaaaaaaataaaaaatatttttttagaagctataatttacatttttttttaaatatttttttcttaaaaaactaACAAACCTTAAATCTTTGGAACATAAAAATGAAGTTATGGAATTACTACATTATAATTAGCTCGTTGAAGTTTATTGCTCATATATCATATTTTTCAAAGACTTAatgtttatcaaagattttttgCATTGTATGAGGCTGTTGAAAAGTTGTGCTTAAGGAGACAACATATATACGATTTCAATTCATATGGGGGGAAGAAATTATTAAAGCAACTATACTTATACTATACAACTTGGCCAAAATGGCAAAGTGAGGATGGACTATACACGGATTGGTACAAACAAAATAATAATGAATTAATTATTCCTATTTGTCTAATCCTCCATTCTATCAATTCCTTTCTTAAATTTTTCCCCATGGCGTAACAtggatgtttatttttttttgcttttaaacccccccccccctctctcttctttctctcttctttattTGCCCTTTGTGTGCTTAAAATTTTCCATGAAATAATTTGCGATCAAAGACTACAGCTGCATCCTTATCTCCACAACCACTGCAGTTTACAACGACCTTGCTGCCGTCACATAAGGTAGGGACCAGATTATCTAAGATAGCCAATGCATGAGCAGCCTCCAATGATGGAAATATGCCTTCCAATTTGCATAATCTTTCATAAGCTGCcaaacatcatcaattaattagTAAAAAGTAAAAACCTTCAAGAGTTTAAGCATTAATTAATTTCTGTGTGTTCAATAAGCATAATAAAGGTGAAATGTGCCTTaccatcaagagcttcttgatcAGTTGCAACGCAGAATTCGGCGCGTCCGGTTTCTTTTAGGTAACTCAACTCAGGACTAACTCCTGGATACTCCATCCTGCAAATTGAAACAACGAACCAATTACTTTGAGGTTAAAAATAAAGAGCATGCAGTAACTAAGTAATTAggagttaataataataataagaaaaaatataGGTAACCAACAACATTTAATAATAATAAGATCGATAAATACGGACCCGGGGGCAATGGAGTGTGGTCCAATAATTTGTCCATCCTGATCTTGCAAGAGGTAGCTGAGGGCTCCATGGTACACACCCACTTCACCAGTGGCGAGTGTGGAAGAGTGTCTTCCACTCTCCAAACCGCACCCACCGGCCTCAACACCAATGAGCCTCACATCCTTGTCTTCTAAGAACTCGTGGAACAAACCAAGAGCGTTAGATCCAGTCCCCACGCACGCTACCAGCACGTCTGGTTTCCCTCCCCATTTCTCCAACGCTTGCTTCCTCGTTTCTCTCCCTATCACTGACTGAAACTCACGCACCATCGTCGGGCACGGGTGCGGCCCAACTGCCGAACCCGTCAAGTGGTAACTGTTTTCCATTTCTCCCACCCAACACCGAAATGCCTCCGATGCTGCGTCCTTGAAGCTTCCATTAACCCCTTCTACCTTAGCACCTAACAGTTTCATCAACTGCACGTTAGAACTTTCCTTCTCCATTTCTTTGGCGGCCATGAACACTGTGCATTCCAAACCAAGCTTAGCGCAGGCTGCGGCGGTTGNNNNNNNNNNNNNNNNNNNNNNNNNNNNNNNNNNNNNNNNNNNNNNNNNNNNNNNNNNNNNNNNNNNNNNNNNNNNNNNNNNNNNNNNNNNNNNNNNNNNNNNNNNNNNNNNNNNNNNNNNNNNNNNNNNNNNNNNNNNNNNNNNNNNNNNNNNNNNNNNNNNNNNNNNNNNNNNNNNNNNNNNNNNNNNNNNNNNNNNNNNNNNNNNNNNNNNNNNNNNNNNNNNNNNNNNNNNNNNNNNNNNNNNNNNNNNNNNNNNNNNNNNNNNNNNNNNNNNNNNNNNNNNNNNNNNNNNNNNNNNNNNNNNNNNNNNNNNNNNNNNNNNNNNNNNNNNNNNNNNNNNNNNNNNNNNNNNNNNNNNNNNNNNNNNNNNNNNNNNNNNNNNNNNNNNNNNNNNNNNNNNNNNNNNNNNNNNNNNNNNNNNNNNNNNN carries:
- the LOC107643273 gene encoding tryptophan synthase beta chain 1 (The sequence of the model RefSeq protein was modified relative to this genomic sequence to represent the inferred CDS: added 52 bases not found in genome assembly), translating into MMTCKLQLGAFASSSNHSRQQGAPNKVRSCLMVATDDHQDTFFKTNLPTKLAKTYVPTIKPLLEKELQESNNNTDAPIINSGKFGRFGGKFVPETLVVCLSQLEAEFNKALHDEAFKAELAEALKDFAGRETPLYYARRLSEYYKMNNNGKGPDIYLKREDLNHGGSHKMNNALAQAMIAKRMGRKSVVTATAAGQHGIATAAACAKLGLECTVFMAAKEMEKESSNVQLMKLLGAKVEGVNGSFKDAASEAFRCWVGEMENSYHLTGSAVGPHPCPTMVREFQSVIGRETRKQALEKWGGKPDVLVACVGTGSNALGLFHEFLEDKDVRLIGVEAGGCGLESGRHSSTLATGEVGVYHGALSYLLQDQDGQIIGPHSIAPGMEYPGVSPELSYLKETGRAEFCVATDQEALDAYERLCKLEGIFPSLEAAHALAILDNLVPTLCDGSKVVVNCSGCGDKDAAVVFDRKLFHGKF